CCGCCGGCACCGCCGAGTTCGCCCGGGCCCGCATCGCACCCGGCCCCCGCACCCGCCGCGAGGTGACGACCATGCTCGCGACCAGCGTGCTCATCCCACCCGCCGCGACCTGGCACCGGCTGACCGGCGAATGGCGCCACCGCCACGCCCACGCCTGGCAGGAGGAGACCCGATGAGCCCGGTCAAGGCCGTGCTGTTCGACCGCGACGGCACCCTCGTCGAAGACGTCCCCTACAACGCCGACCCCGACCGCGTACGCCCGGTCGACGGCGCCCGCGAGGCCCTCGCCCTGCTGCGCGAACGCGGCATCCGCACCGGCGTCGTCACCAACCAGTCCGGCGTCGCACGCGGCCTGCTCGCCGACGCCGACGTGCGGCACGTCAACCACCGCGTCGACGAATTCCTCGGCCCCTTCGACGTGTTCGCCGTCTGCCCGCACGGCCCCGACGACGGCTGCCACTGCCGCAAACCCCAGCCCGGCATGGTGCTGTGGGCGGCCGGACGGATCTGCACCGCACCTGCCGACCTCGTCGTCATCGGCGACATCGGCGCCGACGTGGAGGCCGCCCGCCGGGCCGGCGCCCACGGCATCCTCGTCCCCACCGCGCAGACCCGCCCCGAGGAGACCGCGGCGGCCGACCACGTCGCCCCCGACCTGCTCACCGCCGTCCGCGCGGTGCTGGACGGACCGCCGCGGGGCCGCGTCCTCGCCGACGAACGCCCCATCCAGGAGGCCTTCACCACCGGCCCCGGACCGGGGAGGTGCCGGTGAAGGCCCTCGTCACCCGCCTCGACAGCTTCGGCGACGTCCTGCTCGCCGGACCCGCGATCCGCGCGGTCGCCGCCCGCGCCGACACCGTCACCCTGCTGTGCGGACCGCGCGGCGCCCCCGCCGCCCGGCTGCTGCCCGGCGTCGACGACATCCTCGTCTGGGACGCCCCCTGGGTGGGCTTCGATCCCCCGCCCGTCGGCCGCGGCGAGGTCGAGCAGCTCATCGACACCATCGACGCCGACACCGCGCTGATCCTCACCTCCTTCCACCAGTCCCCGCTGCCCGCCGCCCTGCTGCTGCGCCTGGCCGGCGTCGGCCACATCGCCGCCGACAGCGAGGACTACCCCGGCTCCCTCCTCGACGTACGCCACCACCGAGCCCCGCACGCCCACGAGGCCGAGGCCGCCCTCGACCTCGCCGAGGCCGCCGGATTCCCGCCCGCCGGCGACCCCCGGCTCCGGGTGCTGCCGCCGCCCGCCACCGCCGGACTCACCGGCCCGGGACCGTACGTCGTCCTGCACCCCGGCGCCAGCGTCCCCGCCCGCGCCTGGAGCCCCGAGCGCTGTGCCGAGGCGGTGCGCGAACTGTCCGCCGCCGGGCACCGCGTGGTGGTGACCGGCAGCGCGGGGGAGAGGGACCTGACCGCGTACGTCGCGGGCGAGCACGCCCTCGACCTCGGCGGCCGCACCGGCGCGGCCGAACTCTCCGGCGTCCTCGCGGGCGCCGACGCCGTCGTCACCGGC
This genomic stretch from Streptomyces sp. Go-475 harbors:
- a CDS encoding HAD-IIIA family hydrolase; this encodes MSPVKAVLFDRDGTLVEDVPYNADPDRVRPVDGAREALALLRERGIRTGVVTNQSGVARGLLADADVRHVNHRVDEFLGPFDVFAVCPHGPDDGCHCRKPQPGMVLWAAGRICTAPADLVVIGDIGADVEAARRAGAHGILVPTAQTRPEETAAADHVAPDLLTAVRAVLDGPPRGRVLADERPIQEAFTTGPGPGRCR
- a CDS encoding glycosyltransferase family 9 protein, encoding MKALVTRLDSFGDVLLAGPAIRAVAARADTVTLLCGPRGAPAARLLPGVDDILVWDAPWVGFDPPPVGRGEVEQLIDTIDADTALILTSFHQSPLPAALLLRLAGVGHIAADSEDYPGSLLDVRHHRAPHAHEAEAALDLAEAAGFPPAGDPRLRVLPPPATAGLTGPGPYVVLHPGASVPARAWSPERCAEAVRELSAAGHRVVVTGSAGERDLTAYVAGEHALDLGGRTGAAELSGVLAGADAVVTGNTGPAHLAAAVGTPVVSLFAPVVPAERWRPYGVPYVLLGDQDAPCADSRARECPVPGHPCLDTVTAHDVVTAVEKLRGEA